In Liquorilactobacillus nagelii DSM 13675, the following proteins share a genomic window:
- a CDS encoding transposase: MEKRPHLYQQPLYVIHHQDTEALNSLLDSASEMLEQIKKANRMLRKHQAEIINSFKTSFSNGPVEGTNNKIKVIKRTAYEFRNFENFRLRILISLKNSYISLNYHYYIKKTIHSEEQIA, translated from the coding sequence ATTGAAAAACGCCCACACTTATACCAACAACCGTTATATGTCATTCATCATCAAGATACGGAAGCTTTAAATAGTTTATTAGATTCAGCTTCTGAGATGCTTGAACAAATAAAGAAAGCTAACCGAATGCTACGTAAACATCAAGCTGAAATCATTAACAGTTTCAAAACATCGTTTTCAAATGGTCCAGTAGAAGGTACCAATAATAAAATCAAAGTTATTAAACGGACCGCGTATGAATTTAGAAATTTTGAGAACTTTCGTTTAAGAATTCTGATATCTTTAAAAAACAGTTATATCAGCCTAAACTATCATTACTACATTAAAAAAACTATCCATTCCGAAGAACAGATAGCCTAA
- a CDS encoding transposase, with amino-acid sequence MKNLGHIYQAKVLQLFIDLYSPYRPLINELFPNAIIIADHFHVVVQAFQALNSVRLQVMRQTGSGSHDWRAPKR; translated from the coding sequence TTGAAGAATCTCGGTCATATTTATCAGGCCAAGGTTCTCCAGCTTTTCATTGATCTTTACTCACCATATCGTCCTTTAATTAATGAACTCTTCCCCAATGCAATTATTATCGCTGATCATTTCCATGTTGTCGTGCAAGCTTTTCAAGCTTTAAATTCAGTTCGACTTCAAGTCATGAGGCAAACCGGTAGTGGTTCTCACGATTGGCGTGCGCCTAAACGGTAG